The genomic stretch GCCCCCTACCCAGCAAAGAAACGCCTGCGCGATTTTTGAACAGCGCGACGGCTTGCTCAACAACTGGCGCCGCGAAGCGATCAAGGCCGAACGGGAATACGGCATCCCCGTGCCGATCCTGATGGCGACGATCTACACAGAATCAAACTTCCGCCACAACGCGCGACCGCCGCGCGAAAAAATCTTCGGTTTCATTCCCGGAAAGCGTCAGTCGACAGCCTATGGCTACTCCCAGGCGCTGGATGGCACCTGGGAACGCTATCAGCGGGAGACAGGACGCTGGAGCGCGCGGCGGACCGATTTCGGCGACGCCGTCCGGTTCATCGGCTGGTATCACCGCCAGAGTGCGGACAAGACCGGGATCTCGCTGAGCGACCCCTATAACCTCTATCTCGCCTATCACTCCGGCCATGCAGGCTTCCTGCGCGGCGCCTACAAGAGCAGGCCTGAAGCACTCCGGGGCGCCAAGCGCTTCACAGACATTACCTATACTTACGCCAAGCAGTTGCAGCAGTGCCCGAATTGATGGGTTGATGCCATCAGCCAAGCGAAAAAGGGGACCGGTCCTCAGACCGGTCCCCTTTCTGATTCAGTCAACGCGGCGGCTGCCTCAGCCTTCAACGCCCTGGATAGCCGAAATCTGCCAGCGTGTGTTGTCGCGGCGAACGAAGGTCCAGATCTCAGTCGTTTCGACCGGAGCCTCGGCATCGCCATCGACGACGTTACCCGTCTGCCGATCGATCATATAGTCGACCGCCTCATAGCGCATCGCGACAGTTGCATATTCCAGCTTGTCTTCGCGCCAGCTTTCCGCGACATCACCCTGGACGAGGTGCACATCGCGCACCTGGTTCTTGATGCCCTTGGTGGCATTATCGCTCAGCTCTTCCGCCAGATAGGACATGGCCTCCGGCGTGGTGATCCGACGAAGCGCCGAATAATCTTCCGCCGCATAGGCCGCCTGCATTTCCTGCAAGAGCTTCTCAAAACTGTCCAGATCCTGCGGGGTCACGCCGATCTCGTCGGTGCGTCCGGTAAAGGACCGTGCCGCACCGCCGCCCATGCGCGGGATCTCGAACAACGGACGACCCGCACCGCCACCATTGCCGGCGGGACCGCCTGCCCCGTCGCCACTGGCATTGTCACGGGACATGCCATCCGCATAGGCCGGGCGACGATTGGCGAACATGCGCATGGCGAAACGGATCAGGAAGAAGATCAAGAGACCCTGCAGAAGCAGGCCGAGCAAGCCAAAGCCGCCGCCGAAGCCGGTGCCCATCAGCAGGCCGAAGAGACCACCGAGCAGAAGTCCGCCCATGAGACCGCCGGCAAGTCCGCCAAACATGCCGCCCGAACGAGCTGCGGTCTGGGTCGCCGCACCGGCCGGCGCTGCTGCATTCGGCTGGGCCGCATTGGTGCGCGGCGTCATGGTCCGCTCGATGGGAGCGGCCGGTGTCGGCGCTGTCCGTGTCTGTGCCGGCGCATCGAATGTGCGTGTGCCACGGCTACCAAAGCCGCCGCCAAATCCGCGACGCGCCTCGGCATAGTCGACGGCGACCAGCGTCACCATCATGCCCAATGCCAAGGACGCAAATACCTTACCATAACGCTGCATCGCGTTTCCTACCCTCGTGTTTGTGTGCTCAGGTCCGCAAACCTTTGACCCTTATATGGCGAGGGCCGGCCCTCATTTGAAGACCGGCCCTTCGATCTGACGAAGAATTGACCAGAAGTGCTGACTTTACAGGCAGATCTGGCGGCTCAGGCACCAAGCCAGAGCTTGATGCCGAGGCCGACCACGGTCACCGTGGCGACCCCCGCTGCCCACAGAGCGATGAACCAGAGCAGCCGCTTTGCAAGGGTGGACGACCGCATCAATGATAGCCCTCCTCCGGATTGATCTTGCCGCGGAACACCCAATAGGCATAGGCGGTATAGCCCAGGATCATCGGCACCAGAATAACGGCCCCGACCAGCAGGAAGGCGAGGCTGTCATCAGGCGCCGCCGCCTGCCAGATGGTCAGCGACGTGGGCACAATATAGGGATAGAAACTGATGCCAATGCCTGCATAACCGAGCACGAAGAGCCCGAGCGCCGCCAAAAAGGGCCGTGCATCATGCCCCCGCTTCAGGCCGGTCACGATCAGGTAGAGACAGGCGAGCACCAGGAGCGGCACGATCACCGAGAAGATCATGGTCGGGTAACCGAACCAGCGCTCCAGATAGAGTGGTTTCAGCCAGGGCGTCCAGAGACTGAAGATGCCCATCGCCCCGACAGTGGCAAAGGCGAGAAAGAAGGCGAAATGCCTGGCCCGCGCTGCCAGATGGCCGGTGGTTTTCATCACCAGCCAGGTGGCGCCAAGCAAGGCATAGCCGATCACCAGGGCCACGCCGGTTGCGAGCGAAAACGGTGTCAGCCAGTCCCACCAGCCGCCGGAATAGGCACGATCAGCCACCGGAATACCCTGGACCAAGGCACCGAGCGCTATTCCCTGACAAAGGGCAGCCAGCGTTGAGCCGCCGGCAAAGGCCCAGTTCCACAGATATTCGGCCCGCTTGGTCCGCCAGCGATATTCAAAGGCAACGCCGCGAAAGATCAGCCCGAGCAGCATCAGGATCAGCGGCGCATAGAGCGCGGGCAATATGGTGGCATAGGCGAGCGGAAACACTGCAAGCAGTCCGCCACCACCCAAGACCAGCCAGGTTTCATTGCCATCCCAAACCGGGGCGACCGAATTCATCATCTGGTCGCGGTCATGTTTTTCCGGAAACAGCGGAAAGAGAATGCCGACCCCGAGATCGAATCCGTCGAGAATGACATAGGCGAGCACGGCAAAGGCAATGATGCCGGCCCAGATGAAGGGGAGATCAATGGGCATGCTTGCCTCCATGTCCAGGTTGGGATGCAGGCGTGATACCGGAGGTCCGGATCGGACCTTCATCGAGTGGTTCCAGTGGATCGCGCGGCAGGCGTCCCATCAGGCGCAGAATGTAGAATGTACCTGCTCCGAAAACGACGAAATAGACGATGATGAAGCTGATGAGCGAGGCAGCCACGGCTGGAGCGGCAATCGGCGACAAGGAGTCAGCCGTCATCAGGTGGCCGTAGACCGTATAAGGCTGACGCCCGACCTCCGTCGTGATCCAGCCGGCCAGCACCGCGACGAAACCTGACGGTCCCATTACAACGGCCATCCGATGCAACCCTTGGTTCTCATAGAGCGTACCACGCCAGCGACACCAGAGACTGAAGAGGCCGACACCCAGCATCGCAAAACCAAGAGCGACCATCACCCGGAACGACCAGAAGACGATCGTCACTGGCGGCTCCAACGCGTCGGGGACCGCATCCAGCCCGTCAAGCGGCGCATTGAGATCATGCTTCAGGATCAGGCTGGAAAGCTTGGGTATCTCGATTGCATAATCCACCCGCTTTTCGGTTTCGTTCGGTATGCCAAAGAGAATGAGCGGTGCACCCTCCGGATGGCTGTCGAAATGCCCCTCCATCGCCATGATTTTCGTAGGCTGATGCTCCAGCGTATTGAGCCCGTGCATGTCGCCGACGAAAATCTGGATGGGAGCGACGATGGCAGCCATCCACATCGCCATGGAAAACATCGTCCCGGCACGTCGCGGCGCCGTGCCCTTGATCAGGTGCCATGCCCCGACCGCGCCGACGACGAAGGCCGTCGTCAGATAGGCGGCGATGACCATATGGGTGAGACGATAGGGGAAGGACGGGTTGAAGACGATCGCCCACCAGTCAACCGGCACGAACTGTCCGACATCGTTCATGGCAAAGCCCGCTGGCGTCTGCATCCAGGAATTCACCGAGAGGATCCAGGTGGCCGAGATCAGCGTGCCGAAGGCAACCATCAGCGTAGCAAAAAAATGCAACCCCAGTCCCACACGACTGCGGCCAAACAGCATGACCCCAAGGAAGCCGGCTTCAAGGAAAAAGGCAGTGAGCACCTCATAGCCCATCAGCGGGCCGATGACCGGGCCAGCCTTGTCGGAGAAGACGGACCAGTTCGTGCCGAACTGATAGGACATCACAATGCCGGACACGACCCCCATGCCGAAGGCAACGGCAAAGATGATCTTCCAGAAATCAAAGAGTTCCAGATAGATCTTGTCTTTCTTCCAGATATAGAGGCCCTCCAGCACGGCGAGATAGCTCGCCAGTCCAATCGAAAAAGCCGGAAAGATAATGTGGAAGGATACTGTGAACGCGAACTGGATTCGCGCCAAGATCTCGGCATCGAAGTTCTCGAACATGGGCTAAGCCTTTCGTTCCTGGTCCCCCGACACGGAAACGACCCTACAGGATCAACTACCAAGAAGCCAATGCGAAGCCTCGCCCTGCGTCAGTTACACGCATATCAATTTCCATATTTTTGATGACTGCGGCGCACACCTCGGCAAAACGCAAACGGCGCGGGTTTGATCCCGCGCCGCCTTGAATTCCTGGAGAAGCAGTCAGTCGATCAATCGACGTTGAACACCAGCGACTTGGCCTGCTTCACAGCCGGATTGGCGGTCAGCTGGTTCAGCACGGCCTGATCAACCGGGCCATCGACATAGAGAAGCGCGATGGCATCGCCGCCTTCCTTGTCGCGACCGAGCTGGAAGTTCGCGATATTGACCTTAGCATTGCCGAGCGTGGTGCCCATGAAACCGATCATGCCGGGCACGTCGGTATTGGAGATATAGATCATGTTCTGACCGACATCGGCATCCATGTTGATGCCCTTGATCTGGATGAAGCGCGGCTTGCCGTCGGAGAAGACGGTGCCGGCAACCGAGCGGGTCTGCTTCTCGGTGGTGATGGTGAGCTTGATGTAACCGTCGTAGACGCCGGTCTTGTCGCGCTTCACTTCCGAGACAATGATCCCCTTTTCCTTCACCATGATCGGTGCCGAAACCATGTTCACATCGGCCACCAACGGGCGGATCAGACCGGCGAGCAGTGCCGAGGTCAACGCCTTGGTGTTCATCGTCGAGGTGACACCGTCATAAAGGATTTCGATTTCCTTGATCGGGTTCTCGGTCATCTGGCCGGCAAAGGAGCCGAGCACGTCGGCGAGGCGGATGAACGGCTTCAGGATCGGCGCTTCTTCAGCCGTGATCGACGGCATGTTGATGGCGTTGGAGACGGCACCCTTCATCAGGTAGTCCGACATCTGTTCGGCGACCTGAAGCGCGACGTTTTCCTGGGCTTCGGTGGTCGAGGCGCCCAGATGCGGCGTGCAGACGACATTCGGCAGGCCGAAGAGCGGGCTTTCGGTCGCGGGTTCGACCTCGAAGACATCGAAACCGGCACCTGCGACATGGCCGGACTTGATGGCTTCGGCAAGGGCGGCCTCGTCAACCAGACCACCGCGGGCGCAGTTGATAATGCGCACGCCAGGCTTGGTCTTGGCAATGTTCTCCTTGCTGAGGATGCCGCGTGTCTTGTCGGTCATCGGCACATGCAGCGTGATGAAATCAGCCTTGGCGAGGAGTTCGTCCAGCTCAACCTTGGTCACACCCATTTCTTGGGCGCGATCATTCGACAGGAAGGGGTCATAGGCCAGCACATGCATGCCAAGGCCGATGGCCTTCTTGCAGACGATGCCACCGATATTGCCGGCACCGATGACACCGAGCGTCTTGCCGGTGATCTCGACACCCATGAACTTCGACTTTTCCCACTTGCCGGCCTGGGTCGAAACGTCGGCCTGCGGGATCTGGCGGGCAACGGCAAACATGAGGGCGATGGCATGTTCCGCCGTCGTGATCGAATTGCCGAAGGGCGTGTTCATCACGATGATGCCGCGCTTGGACGCAGCCGGGATATCGACATTGTCGACGCCGATGCCGGCGCGGCCGATGACCTTGAGGTTGGTCGCAGCAGCGATCAGTTTTTCCGTTGCCTTGGTGGCAGAGCGAATGGCGAGACCATCGTAATTGCCGATGATTTCAGCGAGCTTTTCCTTGTCCTTGCCGAGCTTCGGCTGGAAATCAACTTCGACGCCGCGATCGCGGAAGATCTGGACGGCGGTTTCCGAGAGTTCGTCGGATACGAGAACGCGAGGTGCCATGGTGCTGGGCTCCTTAAAGGGGTTCAGACTGCAACCTTTCCGCCGTCATGCGCGGGCTTGTCCCGAGCATCTGCGACCGATCGGTCCTGGTGATGGGATAAGATCCTCGGCACAAGGCCGAGGATGACGTTGTCATGCCTTGAAAAAGGATCAGGCGGCAGCCTTGGCGAGAGACGCCTTCTGCGTCTCATAGGCGAAGGAGAGCCACGGCATCAGAGCCGCCATGTCAGCAGTCTCGATCGTGGCACCCGCCCAGATGCGAAGACCGGCCGGTGCATCGCGATAAGCTCCGATGTCATAGGCGACACCCTGCTTTTCGAGAATGCTGGCAATGCCTTTGGCAAAGGCGGCCTGAGCGTCGGCATCAAGCGCCGTAATCTCAGGGTCAACGATCTTGACGCAGACCGAGGTGTTGGAGCGCGTGGCCGGGTCGACGGCGAGATTGGCGATCCAGTCGTTCTTCTCGATGAAGTCGAAGATCACCTTCGCATTGGCATCGGCACGCGCGATCAGGGCTTCGAGACCACCGATCGACTTCGCCCACTTCAAGGCATCGATATAGTCTTCGACGCAGAGCATGGACGGGGTGTTGATGGTCTCGCCGACAAAGATGCCTTCGATCAGCTTGCCGCCAGAGGTCATGCGGAAGATCTTCGGCAGCGGCCAGGCCGGAACATAGGTCGTCAGACGCTCGACAGCGCGCGGCGACAGGATGATCACGCCGTGACCGCCCTCGCCGCCCAGAACCTTCTGCCAGGAGAAGGTGGTGACATCGAGCTTCGAGAAGTCCATGTCCTGGGCAAAGGCTGCGGAGGTGGCGTCGCAGATGGTCAGGCCCTTGCGGTCAGCCGGAATGAAATCGGCATTCGGTACGCGCACGCCCGAGGTGGTGCCGTTCCAGGTGAAGACGACATCGCGGTCGAAATCGACGGCGGAAAGGTCCGGCAGCAGGCCGTAATCGGCATTGAACTTGCGGACATCGGCAAGCTTCAGCTGCTTCACCACATCGGTGACCCAGCCGGCGCCAAAACTTTCCCAGGAGAGCATGTCGACGCCACGTTCGCCGAGCAGCGACCACATGGCCATTTCGACGGCGCCCGTATCGGAGGCCGGAACAATGCCGATGCGGTAGTCAGCGGGGACGTTCAGGATTTCGCGGGTCAGGTCGATGGCCAGCTTCAGCTTTTCCTTGCCGACCTTGGCGCGGTGCGATCGGCCGAGCGGGGCATCGGAAAGCGCATCGAGCGACCAACCGGGACGCTTCGAGCAGGGGCCAGACGAAAAATGAGAGTTTGCCGGACGCGCGGCAGGGGCGACGATATCAGCCATATAGATACCCTTCCAGGTAATTAGCCTCTCGTTGGGGAGAGGTGTCCCGCCGTCGGAACTACTCCTGTCGCCTGTCGTCGTCAAGCGGCGCAACGTCGCTCCGAGAAATATTTTTGGCGCGCCTGCGGCATGTCTCGGTGTTCACCAAATGCAGAAAGGCCGCCCGGAGGCGGCCTTGCGAGAAGTCAGTGACATCGATCTCACTTGTAGACCAGCGGAGGCGGTGGGTCGAAAGCGACCTGCTGCTCCTGGCAACCGCCGAATACATAGCGAGCACCGGCATACAGCTCATGGCTTTGGAAGCCCTTGTCATAACCCGGCCCACCGTTGGAAGCGAAGCCGAACATATCACCACCCATGGTATGGCGGAAACGGTAGCCGGCATCGGCCTTGACGGCGCAGGTGAGATCAACGGAAGCACCCGCCATCAACTGGTAGGCAAAGCGCCAGCTGCCGGCTCCATGATGCTCGACTGTGGCGTCGCATCCGCCTCCATCGTTTTGGCAGGAGGTGTTTCTGAGTTTGTCCCACTTGACATACGAGCCGCCGATACCGCCACCGACATAGGGCGTGAAGTATCCGTAAGTGCCGAGGTCAACATAGGCATTGGCCATGAGAGTGTAGGCACGCATTGCGGAAATGTCAGTCGATCGGCACGGCTCAAGCGGGAAGCCGCAGCTCCCGACAGTCGAACCGCGGAAATCGCTCTTGAACTTGTAGTCGAAGGTCAGATCGGTGCGCAGATAGTTGTTGATCTGGTAGCCGACACCAGCACCGACGGTGAAGCTGTCTTTCAGGTCGACGGTTGCAAAATCATTAACGAGGGCGTTGGATCCCTGAAAATAATGAGCGCCTTTGATCTTGTTGAAGCTATAGCCAAGGTCACCGCGCAGATACCAGCCGGAAGCCTCGGATACCGTGATTTCCGGTGCCGCGATATAGGGCGCCGGCTCGGGTTGATACACATCTGCAGAATAGGCAGTCGTGCTGGCCAGCATGGCGGCAGCGACAGCAATCAAGCTCGTCTTCATGGCAGGATACTCCAAATTCCCCTGGTTGCTTAAATCAGGCCAGAAGCGGCCGATAATCAGAACACGTGAGGATAATGGAATGGAAAAGTTAAGTTGCACTTAACCCTAGTCATTAACTCTGCCTCTTTGGACCTTGCTAACCAAGACGCTTGGGAACGAAGTAATGTTCCTTGCGACAGGAAAGGAAAGCGGCGCGCGTCCCGTCGGACACGCGCCGTTTCGATCGAGTCTTGTTTTGGCAGGGCCCTTCAGCCAGCCATTCGTTGACGGGACGCTGTCATCCCGTCGAACTTCCCGGGCTGATTATCCAGTGTGAACTGTCCGAGTTGTTGATCCATCTCGGCAGCTTCCTGCGCCAGCTTGTGTATTGCAGCGGTCGTTTCTTCGACCAGGGCAGCATTTTGCTGCGTCATGGTGTCGAGCTTGCCAACGGAACCATGAATATGCCCGAGGGTTTCCGCCTCTTCGCGCGTCGATTCCATGATCTCGCTGATGTGACTATTGATCGCCAGAACATGCGCGCCGATACCGTTGAGGGCAGCCCCTGCCTTTTCAACCAGGCTGACACCGTTTTCAACTTCGACCGTGGACTTGGCCAGAAGGTCACTGATCTCCTTCGCAGCCGTTGAGGAGCGCTGTGCCAATGCGCGAACTTCCTGCGCAACCACGGCAAATCCCTTGCCACTTTCGCCGGCACGCGCGGCCTCAACGCCGGCATTCAGCGCCAGGAGATTGGTCTGGAAGGCAATTTCATCAATGACGCCAATGATCTTATTGATCTCCTGGCTGGAGCACTGAATTGCTTCCATCGCGCTGATCGTATCGCCCATGATCAGTCCGGAATGCTCCGTATCCTGCTTGGCGTGACGGGCGATCTTTTCGGCTTCTGCAGCGCGTGAGATCTGTACCTGAACCGCATCAGTGATTTCCTTGATTGCATTTGCGGCTTCAGAAACAGCGATCGCCTGCCGTTCGGTGCGCTCTGCCAATTGATCGGCTCCGGCCCGCATCTCCTCAGAACCAGCCCTGACGGCAACCGAGTTTCCACCGATACCGGAAAGGGTCTGACTGAGTGTTGCCAATGCATTGTTGAAATTGGCTCGCAGGCTCTCCAGCGCGTCGGGGAAACGATGATTGATCTTGAAGGACAAATCGCCCTTTGCAAGGCGACCAAGGCCTTCGTCCAAAACCTCGACGACTTGCTGAAGAGTTGCAGCCTCTGCATCTCGTTCTGTCATCCGCTGCCGTCGCTCCAGTTCCACCCGCTCGCGTTCCTCACGCCGCTCCAGTGACTGGCGTTGCTGTTCGATCAGCCCCAGCCGGAAGCGCTCCAGCGCCCGTGCCATCCTGCCGATCTCGTCGCCGCGATGCTGATTGGGAACCGTGTTGTCCAGTTTCCCGTCAGCAACCTCACCGGTGAATTGGGTCAATGCCGCCAAGGGGGCAAACAGCCGCTTCATCAGAAAACCCGTGGCAAAGGCAAGGGCAAGAAGCGCCAGAAGACCCGTGATCATCAGGGTCTGGGCTATCCGCATGGACCCGGCCGCGAGTTCCGTGTGGCTGATGCTCTCGGCAACGACATAAACCTGATCGTTGAACATGACGGCCCGCCCGAAAGCCTTGGCAGCACCATCGTTGCGGGTGATCTCGGAACTGAAGATCTGATCGACGGTCGGATTTGCCGGGAAATTGAAATCTGCAGACTTGATGTCCACCAGCGAACCGTCGCCTCCAAGTGCAATGCCCGTGCCGTCTGCCGACAGGATCGCCGTCTGCTCCGTGCTGCCGGGCACGATTCCCTTGGACAAAATGCGGCTCAGCGCATTGGCATCCACCTGGAAAACGAAAACACCCTTGAATGACTCGAACTTCACGACCGGGACTGCGAAGTAAACTTCGGGCGTAGCAGCATTGGCTCCGACTGAGAGGCCCGAAAAGGTTATGGCAGCGACATCATCGACCGCAGCCTCGGCCGCTTCGACGCTCAGGGCGAAGACCTTGCCCAGACCGGACGCCGCCAACGGACCTGTAGTGACATTTTCGGCGAAACTGGGCCCTTTGCGATAACTGTAGAGTACATTGCCCGACTGATCGAGGATCAGCATATCGCTGAAAGCGGTGTTGCGCAGGTAGTCGCCGACCTGGACTTGGGTCGTCTCGTGCGTGGAATAATAGAAGCCGCTCGGACCTTCTGGCTTTACCAGCTTTTCGCGTTCGCCAGCTGGAAACGGATTTTCAGAAACAAACACCCGCTGCAGTTCTGATTTCGCGTCACCGGAGTTTTTCGTAATCGTGTTCCAGCCGCTTTTCAGCCCGGTAAGCGATTGTTGCAGACTCTCGATCTTGGCTATCGAGTTCGCCTGGTTCTCAATCTGCTTCAACTGCTCTGACAACATGTCGCCGCGAAATGTCAGCGCTGCGACCATCGACTTCTCAGTCAGAGCCGCAAACTCAGCGTTGGAGGATCGATAGGCGAAGACGTTCAGCAGCGCGACCGTCACTACGGTAAGGAGCAGAAACAGACCAATGACCTTGGAGGAGAGAGAGTTCAAACGAGCAGCCATGACGGATCCCGGAGGCCTCCATGGCTCCAGAACAGCCATGGCAGGCATTTGAAAGAAAACCGGACAGCTCACACGCCGCCCCTTTAGATTGGCAGGTTTCATGCCAAACGCTTAAGCGGCAGTTAAAAAAATTTCCAAGCTTTCAGATTTATCGCGTTAACTCGATCATGCGGCGGCGAAAATCTGCTCCCGCAAACCGGCAAGGAGGGCCACAGACATCAGCCTTGCCTCAACATCATGAATTGGTGTGGAGACGATCAATTCATCGGGTCTGAAACGTTCGATGAAATCTGCGAGCTTTTCCGCCGCAACGCCAGGCGATCCGACAATGGCATACCGCAGCGTATGCTCAACGCCGTGACGCTCAACGTCAGTCCACAACCTGGACATATCGTCTACCGGGCGCGGAAACTTGCCGCGAACATTTCTGCGCAGATTGATGAACTGCTGCTGTGCCGAGGTGAAATGATAGGCGGCACGGGCGTCGCTGTCGGCGACGGAAGCCATCACCCCTGCCATGACATAAGGCGCCTGCAATTGCGCTGACGGTTGAAACCGCTCTCGATAGATCGCGATCGCATCTGCCAGTTGATCCGGCGCAAAATGGGATGCGAAAGCATAGGGTAAGCCGAGCGCAGCAGCCAGATGCGCACTGTAAAGGCTGGAACCAAGGATCCAGATCGGCACATGACTTCCTGCACCAGGAAATGCCTGCACGACGCCGTCATCGCCTCCCTCCCCGATGAGCTTTTGCAGCTCGAGAATGTCGTGCGGGAAGCTTTCGGCGCCAGCTTCCATGTTTCGGCGAAGGGCGCGTGCGGTGCGCATGTCAGTCCCTGGAGCTCGTCCGAGGCCAAGATCAATGCGTCCAGGATAGAGCGCTTCCAGCGTGCCGAATTGCTCCGCGATCACCAGCGGCGAGTGATTGGGCAGCATGACCCCACCGGACCCCACCCGAATAGTCTGAGTGCCGGCGGCCACATGCGAGATGACCAGTGCCGTGGCGGCGCTGGCGATGCCCGGCATGCCATGATGTTCGGCCAGCCAGTAGCGGAGATAGCCATTCTTCTCCGCCACCTGTGCAAGCCGCCTGGATGCGTCCAGTGCTTCACGGACCGTATGCCCTTCGGCAACGGGAGAGAGATCGAGAATGGAAAACGGTATCATGTCAAACGCCTTTGTTTTTCACCGCCTCCATGTAGTGGGCTTCCCCCGAAGTCCCAAGAGGTGACGATAACATATCATAATCACTTCGTATGTTTCGGTTTTGTTCACATTTCACTGGCAGAGATCGGCGATACCGCATTAGGATAGTTCCATGACCTCTACGATTCGCATCATCGGCATCGACCCGGGCCTCCGCCGCTGCGGCTGGGGCATTATCGAAACGTTCGGAAATTCGCTGCGCTTCGTCGCGTCAGGGACCGTGACCTCCGATGGCGACATGGATCTGGCCTCCCGCCTCTGCCAGCTGCATGACGGGCTGGCCGAAGTCGTCCACACCTACAAGCCCGATGAGGCCGCCGTCGAGCAGACCTTCGTCAACAAGGATGCGGTGGCCACGCTGAAGCTCGGCCAGGCCCGCGGCATCGCCATGCTGGTCCCTGCCCGCGCCGGACTGCCGGTTGCGGAATATGCGCCGAATGCCGTGAAGAAGTCCGTCATCGGTGTCGGCCATGGCGAAAAGCAGCAGATCCACATGATGCTGAAGATCCTGATGCCCAAAGCCGAATTCAAGGGCAACGACGCCGCCGACGCACTCGCCATCGCCATCTGCCACGCCCACAATCGCGGCGGCGACAGGATGCGCAAAGTGCTAGCCTCCGCCTGATTTGTTCTTGACTTGTTCCGCCAGTAGGAATTATCCTTACCGAATTGGAGGCGAACATGCGCGTGACATCCAAGGGCCAGGTGACCATTCCCCGCGATCTGCGCGAACTGGTTGGCATAGAACCGAATTCGGAAGTCGTTTTCACCGTTGAGGACGGCAGGCTGATGCTTGCGCCCAAGAACGGTGCCGAGGCTCTCAGGGAAAAGGAGCGTTTGGCTGGACTTATGGAGACCCTGGCGCGACTGGAAGGCACAGGCGATCAGGATGTTGACGCAGAGACTCTGATGCAGATGACACGGGACCGCTAGGTTATGGCCGTACTCGTTGACACGAACGTGCTCGTCGATGTTGCCGTGCGCGATCCGAAATGGCTCGAATGGTCTCGCGGCCAGCTTTTGCGCTTGGCGCGTCACGAGCCGCTGGTGATCAATCCGATCATCTATTCCGAATTTTCCGTTCGTTATTCCGATCGCGATAGCGTCGACGCCCTCCTGCCGGTTTCGGACTTCCATCGCGAGAGCCTCCCCTGGGCGGCTGGCTTCGCAGCTGGCGTGGCATTCAGGATCTACCGTCTCGCAGGCGGAGGACGTGAGCGCGTGCTGCCGGATTTCCTGATTGGAGCCCATGCCGCCATCAGGGGTCACAAGATCCTGACCCGGGATCCAAAAGGCTATCGCAGCTACTTCCCCGACCTCGACATCATCTCCCCCGACACCCATCCCCTGTAACGCGACGGACGCATCCATGATCGGCAAACTCAAAGGCACCATTGACGAGATTGGCGACGACTATGTTCTCGTCGATGTCCACGGCGTCTGCTACGTCGCCCACTGCTCGTCGCGAACACTTGGCCGCATCGGCTCGCCCGGCGAGGCCGTCGT from Peteryoungia desertarenae encodes the following:
- a CDS encoding transglycosylase SLT domain-containing protein gives rise to the protein MRTALVSALGAMLLLSACAKPPTQQRNACAIFEQRDGLLNNWRREAIKAEREYGIPVPILMATIYTESNFRHNARPPREKIFGFIPGKRQSTAYGYSQALDGTWERYQRETGRWSARRTDFGDAVRFIGWYHRQSADKTGISLSDPYNLYLAYHSGHAGFLRGAYKSRPEALRGAKRFTDITYTYAKQLQQCPN
- a CDS encoding TIM44-like domain-containing protein, yielding MQRYGKVFASLALGMMVTLVAVDYAEARRGFGGGFGSRGTRTFDAPAQTRTAPTPAAPIERTMTPRTNAAQPNAAAPAGAATQTAARSGGMFGGLAGGLMGGLLLGGLFGLLMGTGFGGGFGLLGLLLQGLLIFFLIRFAMRMFANRRPAYADGMSRDNASGDGAGGPAGNGGGAGRPLFEIPRMGGGAARSFTGRTDEIGVTPQDLDSFEKLLQEMQAAYAAEDYSALRRITTPEAMSYLAEELSDNATKGIKNQVRDVHLVQGDVAESWREDKLEYATVAMRYEAVDYMIDRQTGNVVDGDAEAPVETTEIWTFVRRDNTRWQISAIQGVEG
- the cydB gene encoding cytochrome d ubiquinol oxidase subunit II, with protein sequence MPIDLPFIWAGIIAFAVLAYVILDGFDLGVGILFPLFPEKHDRDQMMNSVAPVWDGNETWLVLGGGGLLAVFPLAYATILPALYAPLILMLLGLIFRGVAFEYRWRTKRAEYLWNWAFAGGSTLAALCQGIALGALVQGIPVADRAYSGGWWDWLTPFSLATGVALVIGYALLGATWLVMKTTGHLAARARHFAFFLAFATVGAMGIFSLWTPWLKPLYLERWFGYPTMIFSVIVPLLVLACLYLIVTGLKRGHDARPFLAALGLFVLGYAGIGISFYPYIVPTSLTIWQAAAPDDSLAFLLVGAVILVPMILGYTAYAYWVFRGKINPEEGYH
- a CDS encoding cytochrome ubiquinol oxidase subunit I — its product is MFENFDAEILARIQFAFTVSFHIIFPAFSIGLASYLAVLEGLYIWKKDKIYLELFDFWKIIFAVAFGMGVVSGIVMSYQFGTNWSVFSDKAGPVIGPLMGYEVLTAFFLEAGFLGVMLFGRSRVGLGLHFFATLMVAFGTLISATWILSVNSWMQTPAGFAMNDVGQFVPVDWWAIVFNPSFPYRLTHMVIAAYLTTAFVVGAVGAWHLIKGTAPRRAGTMFSMAMWMAAIVAPIQIFVGDMHGLNTLEHQPTKIMAMEGHFDSHPEGAPLILFGIPNETEKRVDYAIEIPKLSSLILKHDLNAPLDGLDAVPDALEPPVTIVFWSFRVMVALGFAMLGVGLFSLWCRWRGTLYENQGLHRMAVVMGPSGFVAVLAGWITTEVGRQPYTVYGHLMTADSLSPIAAPAVAASLISFIIVYFVVFGAGTFYILRLMGRLPRDPLEPLDEGPIRTSGITPASQPGHGGKHAH
- the serA gene encoding phosphoglycerate dehydrogenase, producing the protein MAPRVLVSDELSETAVQIFRDRGVEVDFQPKLGKDKEKLAEIIGNYDGLAIRSATKATEKLIAAATNLKVIGRAGIGVDNVDIPAASKRGIIVMNTPFGNSITTAEHAIALMFAVARQIPQADVSTQAGKWEKSKFMGVEITGKTLGVIGAGNIGGIVCKKAIGLGMHVLAYDPFLSNDRAQEMGVTKVELDELLAKADFITLHVPMTDKTRGILSKENIAKTKPGVRIINCARGGLVDEAALAEAIKSGHVAGAGFDVFEVEPATESPLFGLPNVVCTPHLGASTTEAQENVALQVAEQMSDYLMKGAVSNAINMPSITAEEAPILKPFIRLADVLGSFAGQMTENPIKEIEILYDGVTSTMNTKALTSALLAGLIRPLVADVNMVSAPIMVKEKGIIVSEVKRDKTGVYDGYIKLTITTEKQTRSVAGTVFSDGKPRFIQIKGINMDADVGQNMIYISNTDVPGMIGFMGTTLGNAKVNIANFQLGRDKEGGDAIALLYVDGPVDQAVLNQLTANPAVKQAKSLVFNVD